A genomic region of Laspinema palackyanum D2c contains the following coding sequences:
- the secG gene encoding preprotein translocase subunit SecG, whose translation MNISTLVQLIWLFSAISLIILVLLHSPKGDGIGGIGGQAQLFTSAKSAETTLNRITWALTIIFMGLTVILSAGWLPR comes from the coding sequence ATGAATATCTCAACCCTCGTCCAACTCATTTGGCTATTTTCCGCCATCAGTTTAATTATTTTAGTCCTACTCCATAGCCCGAAAGGAGATGGAATTGGTGGGATTGGAGGACAAGCTCAACTGTTTACCAGTGCTAAAAGTGCAGAAACCACTCTCAATCGCATTACTTGGGCATTGACGATTATTTTTATGGGCCTAACGGTCATTTTAAGTGCCGGATGGCTTCCTCGTTAA
- the gpmI gene encoding 2,3-bisphosphoglycerate-independent phosphoglycerate mutase, whose amino-acid sequence MAQEPVSPVVLVILDGWGVSELTTGNAIAAAKTPVMDSLQSAYPNTTIRTSGKAVGLPEGQMGNSEVGHMNIGAGRIVKQELLRITDAVEDGSILSNPALVKVCQEIKARGGKLHLMGLCSEGGVHSHQNHLIGLLSLAKAQGLTNVCIHAITDGRDTSPRDGAEALRKIEAAAQEIGVGRIVTLSGRYYAMDRDNRWNRVEMAYKVMTTDGPGDGRSVIEHLQESYLQDLSDEFVLPVRIAPGAVESGDGVIFFNFRPDRSRQLTSAFVDPNFRGFEREKIEPLSFATFTQYDSELPVLVAFEPQNLSNIFGEVVSNHGLRQLRAAETEKYAHVTYFFNGGLEEPFEGEDRELVQSPMVATYDKAPEMSAEAVTDVVVAAVKKRIYSLVVVNYANPDMVGHTGNIDATITAIQTVDRCLGRLLDAIGRAGGTTLIIADHGNAEYMIDEQGNPWTAHTTNPVPLILVEGEGRKIPGHGTEVKLRTDACLADIAPTLLEILQLPQPEEMTGRSAIESPVFNLQSSREPLRIPV is encoded by the coding sequence ATGGCACAAGAGCCTGTTTCTCCAGTGGTGCTAGTCATTTTAGATGGTTGGGGAGTCAGCGAATTAACCACAGGAAATGCTATTGCTGCTGCCAAAACACCCGTGATGGACAGCCTTCAATCTGCCTATCCGAATACAACCATTCGCACATCCGGGAAAGCAGTGGGGCTGCCGGAAGGTCAAATGGGCAATTCTGAAGTCGGTCACATGAATATCGGTGCCGGTCGAATTGTCAAACAAGAACTCCTGCGGATCACCGATGCAGTAGAAGATGGCTCCATCTTAAGTAACCCGGCACTGGTTAAAGTTTGCCAAGAAATTAAAGCAAGAGGTGGAAAACTCCATCTCATGGGGCTTTGCTCCGAGGGAGGGGTCCACTCCCACCAAAATCATTTAATTGGACTACTCAGCCTCGCCAAAGCCCAAGGTCTGACGAATGTTTGTATTCACGCTATCACCGATGGCCGGGATACCTCTCCCAGAGACGGAGCAGAAGCCCTGAGAAAAATAGAAGCAGCCGCCCAGGAAATTGGCGTGGGTCGCATCGTTACTCTCAGCGGTCGGTATTATGCAATGGATCGCGATAACCGCTGGAATCGGGTAGAAATGGCCTATAAAGTCATGACCACCGATGGACCCGGTGACGGTCGTTCGGTCATCGAACATTTACAAGAATCTTACCTCCAGGACCTAAGCGATGAATTTGTCCTGCCGGTTCGGATTGCACCGGGAGCCGTAGAATCGGGAGATGGGGTGATCTTTTTTAACTTCCGGCCCGATCGCTCCAGACAACTCACCAGCGCCTTTGTAGACCCCAATTTTCGAGGATTTGAGCGGGAGAAAATTGAACCGCTCTCCTTTGCCACCTTTACTCAGTACGATTCAGAACTCCCCGTTTTGGTGGCCTTTGAACCCCAAAACCTCAGCAATATTTTCGGAGAAGTCGTCTCCAATCACGGGTTGCGGCAGTTGAGAGCGGCAGAAACCGAAAAGTATGCTCATGTCACCTATTTCTTTAACGGGGGGTTAGAGGAACCCTTCGAGGGGGAGGACCGGGAATTAGTGCAGTCCCCGATGGTGGCAACCTATGACAAAGCGCCGGAAATGTCTGCCGAAGCGGTCACCGATGTGGTGGTTGCCGCTGTCAAAAAACGGATTTACTCCCTGGTGGTGGTTAACTACGCTAATCCGGATATGGTCGGTCATACGGGCAATATTGACGCCACCATTACCGCGATCCAAACCGTAGACCGCTGTTTGGGGCGCTTGCTGGATGCGATCGGTCGAGCCGGAGGCACCACCTTAATCATCGCCGATCACGGCAATGCCGAATATATGATCGATGAACAAGGTAACCCCTGGACTGCTCATACCACCAATCCAGTTCCCTTAATCCTCGTAGAAGGAGAAGGTCGGAAAATTCCCGGACATGGGACTGAAGTCAAACTGCGGACTGATGCCTGTTTAGCCGATATCGCTCCCACGCTCCTAGAAATTTTACAACTGCCTCAACCGGAGGAAATGACCGGACGTTCTGCCATTGAGTCTCCCGTCTTCAACCTTCAGTCCTCTCGTGAACCCCTGCGAATTCCGGTCTAG
- a CDS encoding slr1658 superfamily regulator, translating to MIEIFGDFIPNPPLGTEYLILGFSPSSASIKKRWRNNGLSADFVANYLSTFFGENGNPENPCHKKAESAESVNYIANELLENAMKFSDSTLPHPTTLQIHLYEDSIILMTKNGINGQQAADLRAFIERLSVGDPEQLYLEQLEKNAEADDRSNSSLGYLTILNDYQGKIGWQLERFTDESQGTSLTTMVKLFL from the coding sequence ATGATTGAGATATTCGGAGATTTCATTCCAAATCCGCCTCTGGGCACCGAGTATTTAATTCTGGGATTCTCCCCCAGTTCGGCTTCTATTAAAAAGCGATGGCGAAATAATGGCTTATCAGCGGACTTTGTAGCTAATTACTTATCTACATTTTTTGGAGAAAATGGAAACCCGGAGAATCCCTGTCATAAAAAAGCAGAAAGCGCTGAGAGCGTGAACTATATCGCCAATGAATTGTTAGAAAACGCTATGAAATTTAGTGATTCTACATTGCCCCATCCCACCACCCTTCAAATTCATTTATATGAAGATTCGATTATCCTAATGACCAAGAATGGTATAAATGGACAACAGGCGGCTGATTTGCGGGCCTTCATTGAACGATTAAGTGTCGGCGACCCTGAACAGTTGTATCTGGAACAGTTGGAAAAGAATGCAGAGGCTGACGACCGGAGCAATTCAAGCTTGGGTTATTTAACGATTCTCAATGATTATCAAGGAAAAATCGGGTGGCAATTGGAGAGATTTACGGATGAATCTCAAGGCACCTCTTTGACCACGATGGTGAAATTATTTTTATAG
- the psb27 gene encoding photosystem II protein Psb27, with the protein MISLKQYWSRLLALVLVMTIALVGCSGNGLLTGDYRQDTLSLVNSMRTAIELPEDSPEKSSAQADARLRINEFFARYRRDESVAKLASFTTMQTALNGLAGHYNSYPNRPVPKKLKDRLEQEFKQVESALSRGT; encoded by the coding sequence ATGATCTCCCTAAAACAATATTGGTCCCGCCTCCTGGCCCTAGTTTTGGTGATGACGATCGCCTTGGTGGGCTGTTCAGGTAATGGACTGCTCACCGGCGATTATCGCCAAGATACCCTGTCCTTGGTTAATAGTATGAGAACGGCGATCGAACTGCCGGAAGATTCCCCAGAGAAATCCTCGGCCCAAGCCGATGCTCGTCTAAGAATCAACGAATTTTTTGCCCGCTATCGTCGGGACGAGTCCGTGGCGAAGCTGGCCTCATTTACCACCATGCAAACCGCATTGAATGGGTTAGCTGGACATTATAATTCCTATCCCAACCGTCCGGTCCCCAAAAAGTTGAAAGACCGTCTTGAACAGGAGTTTAAACAGGTAGAATCAGCTCTAAGTCGAGGAACTTAA